The Saccharomonospora glauca K62 genome has a segment encoding these proteins:
- a CDS encoding MarR family winged helix-turn-helix transcriptional regulator: MTDGRGRKAGGAPEGELDFWSFVELANERLATEYGFRHQLATEVLLTLNRASNIVTYDLEAAVHRPHGLSWSAFRLLFVTWLAGPLEPKRAAVLTGMSRAAVSNLVKPLVADGLLDRSPDERDGRSVRLSLTEQGHTEMVRVFRVHNEREHEWASVLTETEQRILIMLLNKLITNRNQFDVRGRN; the protein is encoded by the coding sequence GGGGCCGTAAGGCGGGTGGGGCACCCGAGGGCGAACTCGACTTCTGGTCGTTCGTCGAACTCGCCAACGAACGGCTCGCCACCGAGTACGGCTTCCGGCACCAGTTGGCCACCGAGGTGCTGCTGACGCTCAACCGGGCCTCCAACATCGTCACCTACGACCTGGAGGCGGCGGTGCACCGCCCGCACGGGCTGTCGTGGTCGGCGTTCCGGCTGCTGTTCGTCACGTGGCTGGCGGGGCCGTTGGAGCCGAAACGGGCCGCCGTGCTGACGGGGATGAGCAGGGCGGCCGTGTCGAACCTGGTGAAGCCCCTGGTGGCGGACGGGCTGCTCGACCGCAGCCCCGACGAACGCGACGGCCGATCGGTGCGGCTGTCCCTCACCGAACAGGGACACACCGAGATGGTGCGGGTCTTCCGTGTCCACAACGAACGCGAACACGAGTGGGCCAGCGTGCTGACCGAGACGGAGCAGCGCATCCTGATCATGCTGCTCAACAAGCTGATCACCAATCGGAACCAGTTCGACGTCCGGGGCCGCAACTGA
- a CDS encoding IclR family transcriptional regulator, translating to MSTLQTLDRGLRALDIISRSPEGISVAELAAELGVHRAICYRIVATLESHSLVTRTESGRLRLGVGAAVLLSRFEPQFLHGARPVLAELADRTRATAFVAGAEGDECVVLMVAEPTDTVLRVGYRVGSRHPLDRGASGIAILALRPPSPHDSEAVRQARRDGYSITSGQLERGAVGVSAGIRASGHPLERSVGVVATEGLDTEKAAEAVLDAARRLARLVTT from the coding sequence ATGAGCACCCTGCAGACCCTCGACCGTGGCCTGCGCGCGCTGGACATCATCTCGCGGAGCCCGGAAGGTATCTCCGTGGCCGAGCTGGCCGCCGAACTGGGCGTGCACCGGGCCATCTGCTATCGGATCGTGGCCACGCTGGAGTCACACTCGCTGGTGACCCGCACGGAGTCGGGTCGGCTGCGGCTCGGGGTGGGTGCCGCCGTGCTCCTGTCCCGCTTCGAACCCCAGTTCCTGCACGGCGCCCGACCGGTGCTGGCGGAACTCGCCGACCGGACCCGCGCCACGGCGTTCGTCGCGGGGGCCGAGGGCGACGAGTGCGTGGTGCTGATGGTGGCCGAGCCGACCGACACGGTGCTGCGGGTGGGCTACCGCGTGGGCAGCAGGCATCCGCTCGACCGAGGGGCCTCCGGCATCGCCATCCTCGCGCTGCGTCCTCCCAGTCCCCACGACTCCGAGGCGGTACGGCAGGCCCGCCGCGACGGTTACAGCATCACGAGCGGCCAGCTCGAACGCGGCGCCGTGGGAGTGTCGGCGGGTATCCGCGCCTCCGGTCACCCGCTGGAACGCAGTGTCGGCGTCGTCGCCACCGAGGGACTGGACACCGAGAAGGCCGCCGAGGCCGTGCTCGACGCGGCACGACGTCTCGCCCGGCTCGTCACCACCTGA
- a CDS encoding zinc ribbon domain-containing protein has product MKAEPAVQRQLLDLAKVDAELTRLAHRRRTLPELAEIEDVEKRLRERRDALVAVQTAASDLEREVSKQEREIESVRARAERDRKLMESGSVSAKQLADLEHELETLARRQSVLEDDQLELMERKEAVDADVQRTAAEVDKAERELADARKRRDEALADLDTTQARREADRENLVPTLPEALVALYERVRAHKGIGAALLQARRCGACQLELDRSAIAEIKAAADDEVVQCENCGAILVRTPESGL; this is encoded by the coding sequence GTGAAGGCAGAACCCGCCGTGCAGCGTCAGTTGCTCGACCTGGCGAAGGTCGACGCCGAGCTGACCCGCCTCGCTCATCGCCGCCGCACGCTGCCCGAGCTGGCCGAGATCGAGGACGTGGAGAAGCGTCTGCGGGAGCGGCGTGACGCGCTGGTGGCCGTGCAGACGGCCGCCTCCGACCTCGAACGAGAGGTGAGCAAGCAAGAGCGCGAGATCGAGTCGGTGCGGGCGCGGGCCGAACGGGACCGCAAGCTCATGGAGTCCGGTTCGGTGTCCGCGAAGCAGCTTGCCGACCTGGAACACGAGCTGGAGACGCTCGCGCGCAGGCAGTCGGTGCTGGAGGACGACCAGCTCGAACTCATGGAGCGCAAGGAGGCGGTCGACGCCGACGTCCAGCGCACCGCGGCCGAGGTGGACAAGGCCGAGCGGGAACTCGCCGACGCGCGGAAGCGGCGTGACGAGGCTCTCGCCGACCTCGACACCACGCAGGCCCGCCGAGAGGCCGACCGCGAGAACCTGGTGCCGACACTTCCGGAGGCCCTCGTCGCCCTGTACGAGCGGGTGCGTGCCCACAAGGGCATCGGGGCGGCACTGTTGCAGGCCCGCCGGTGCGGCGCCTGTCAGCTCGAGCTCGACCGCAGCGCCATCGCCGAGATCAAGGCGGCGGCCGACGACGAGGTCGTGCAGTGCGAGAACTGCGGCGCGATCCTGGTGCGCACCCCGGAGTCGGGCCTGTGA
- a CDS encoding bifunctional RNase H/acid phosphatase, with protein MISGVVVEADGGSRGNPGPAGYGAVVRDPDTGDVLAERQAGLGVTTNNVAEYNGLIAGLEAAAELGASTVEARLDSKLVVEQMNGRWKIKNAMLQPLALRVRELARRFDRVTYTWVPRERNAHADRLANEAMDAQAEGRSVARADAPAAEPKETPAAGAKEEARREPAEQRSPSSWTGARGAPTRLLLLRHGQTPMSVDRRYSGAGDVRLTELGTRQAEAAAKRIAAMEDLGEVVHVVSSPLLRATQTAQKVADALGTRVETHRDLRETDFGEWEGLTFGEAAERDPELHRRWLRNPAVRPPGGESFEEVYRRVRKACADVLARYGGTTVVIVSHVTPIKSLLRAALDVGPSLFYRLHLDLASLSVVDHYPDGNTSVRLVNDTCHLG; from the coding sequence GTGATCTCCGGGGTCGTCGTCGAGGCGGACGGTGGGTCGCGGGGCAATCCGGGGCCGGCGGGATACGGAGCGGTGGTGCGGGACCCCGACACCGGGGACGTGCTCGCCGAACGGCAGGCCGGGCTCGGCGTCACCACCAACAACGTCGCCGAGTACAACGGACTGATCGCGGGTCTCGAGGCCGCGGCGGAACTCGGTGCGTCCACAGTGGAGGCGCGGCTGGATTCGAAGCTCGTCGTGGAGCAGATGAACGGCCGCTGGAAGATCAAGAACGCGATGCTGCAACCGCTGGCGCTGCGGGTGCGGGAACTCGCGCGGCGCTTCGACCGGGTCACCTACACCTGGGTGCCGAGGGAGCGGAACGCGCACGCGGACCGGCTGGCCAACGAGGCCATGGACGCCCAGGCCGAGGGGCGCTCGGTGGCCCGCGCCGACGCTCCGGCCGCCGAGCCGAAGGAGACCCCGGCCGCGGGAGCGAAGGAGGAGGCCCGCCGGGAACCCGCCGAGCAGCGGTCGCCGTCGAGCTGGACGGGCGCTCGTGGCGCGCCCACCCGCCTGCTCCTGCTGCGCCACGGCCAGACGCCGATGTCCGTGGACCGACGCTATTCGGGGGCCGGGGACGTCCGCCTCACCGAGCTCGGCACGAGGCAGGCCGAAGCGGCCGCCAAACGCATCGCCGCGATGGAGGACCTCGGTGAGGTGGTGCACGTGGTGTCGTCACCGCTCCTTCGGGCCACCCAGACGGCGCAGAAGGTCGCCGACGCCCTCGGGACACGCGTGGAGACCCATCGCGACCTGCGGGAGACCGACTTCGGCGAATGGGAGGGCCTCACGTTCGGCGAGGCCGCGGAACGGGACCCCGAGCTGCACCGCCGGTGGCTGCGCAACCCCGCCGTGCGCCCGCCGGGGGGCGAGAGCTTCGAGGAGGTGTACCGCAGGGTACGCAAGGCGTGCGCCGACGTGCTGGCCCGCTACGGCGGCACCACGGTGGTGATCGTCAGCCACGTCACGCCGATCAAGTCGTTGCTCCGCGCCGCGCTCGACGTCGGCCCCTCGCTGTTCTACCGCCTCCACCTCGACCTGGCGTCGTTGTCCGTCGTCGATCACTATCCGGACGGCAACACGTCGGTGCGGTTGGTCAACGACACCTGCCACCTCGGGTAG
- a CDS encoding methyltransferase produces MTEEPELPTYSPRMPPERIERIRRWHERAYRGDSEREEQRVTYFGRSIVVPPDVQPLTPVSELLGGAVLDEVRAGDRVLDMGTGSGVNAVLAAAKAETVLAVDINPKALEAARDNARRNGVADRIEVRHSDVFSHVEGRFDLIVFDPPFRWFRPRTLFETAITDENYEAMTRFFAGVRDHLTEDGRMLVFFGTSGDLDYLTFLSEKAGFDRTVVAERSLTKDGWQVDYVTFRMTPRR; encoded by the coding sequence ATGACCGAGGAGCCCGAACTTCCCACCTATAGTCCGCGCATGCCGCCCGAGCGGATCGAGCGCATTCGTCGTTGGCACGAACGGGCCTACCGCGGTGACTCCGAGCGGGAGGAGCAGCGGGTCACGTACTTCGGCCGCAGCATCGTGGTGCCGCCCGACGTCCAACCGCTCACGCCGGTGTCGGAGTTGTTGGGAGGCGCTGTCCTCGACGAGGTCCGCGCGGGGGACCGCGTGCTCGACATGGGCACCGGCAGCGGTGTGAACGCCGTCCTCGCCGCGGCAAAGGCCGAGACGGTGCTGGCCGTGGACATCAACCCGAAGGCCCTGGAGGCCGCGCGGGACAACGCGCGGCGCAACGGCGTCGCCGATCGGATCGAGGTCCGGCACAGCGACGTCTTCAGCCATGTCGAGGGTCGGTTCGACCTCATCGTGTTCGATCCGCCGTTTCGGTGGTTCCGACCTCGCACGCTGTTCGAGACCGCCATAACCGACGAGAACTACGAAGCCATGACCCGGTTCTTCGCCGGAGTCCGCGATCACCTGACCGAGGACGGCCGCATGCTGGTCTTCTTCGGCACCTCGGGCGATCTGGACTACCTGACGTTCTTGTCCGAGAAGGCGGGCTTCGACCGCACCGTCGTGGCCGAACGGAGCCTGACCAAGGACGGCTGGCAGGTCGACTACGTGACCTTCCGGATGACACCGCGCCGGTGA
- a CDS encoding SCO6745 family protein, with protein MDRAVASELAQRCHKVLEPLHSFVYFAPEVEKAFVDAGLEAGRMAYFAGRAAPLGPVGAGVVSATFYNFNPRLVARCIPRAWELVEPDEVLKLRFAGAETALRRLLGDAADAPELAELAELVRRAAEATTPEGRPLFAAHADLPWPDNPVGVLWHGVSLLREYRGDGHIAALVTEGLSGLEAIVTHTATGKGFRAEVAKSMRGWSDEEWENAERELRERGLLDADGALTPEGEALRTRLEERTDELASAPYRRIGEDGASRIAELAKPFTRRVLKGGGIPRELFGRG; from the coding sequence ATGGATCGCGCCGTCGCCTCCGAACTCGCCCAGCGTTGTCACAAGGTCCTGGAGCCCCTGCACTCCTTCGTGTACTTCGCGCCCGAGGTGGAGAAGGCGTTCGTCGACGCGGGTCTGGAAGCCGGTCGCATGGCCTACTTCGCCGGCCGGGCCGCGCCGCTGGGCCCCGTGGGCGCGGGCGTGGTGAGCGCGACGTTCTACAACTTCAACCCCCGGCTCGTGGCGCGGTGCATCCCGAGGGCGTGGGAGCTCGTGGAGCCCGACGAGGTGCTGAAACTACGGTTCGCGGGGGCCGAGACCGCTTTGCGTCGGCTCCTCGGCGACGCGGCCGACGCCCCGGAGCTGGCCGAACTCGCCGAGCTCGTACGACGGGCCGCGGAGGCGACCACTCCCGAGGGGCGGCCCTTGTTCGCCGCCCACGCCGATCTCCCGTGGCCCGACAATCCCGTGGGGGTGCTGTGGCACGGGGTGAGCCTGCTGCGGGAGTACCGGGGAGACGGGCACATCGCCGCCCTGGTCACGGAGGGCCTGTCCGGGCTGGAGGCCATCGTCACCCACACCGCCACCGGAAAGGGTTTCCGCGCCGAGGTCGCCAAGTCGATGCGCGGGTGGAGCGACGAGGAGTGGGAGAACGCGGAACGCGAGCTGCGCGAGCGGGGACTCCTCGACGCCGACGGTGCCCTCACTCCGGAAGGGGAGGCTCTGCGTACCCGGCTGGAGGAACGCACCGACGAGCTCGCCTCCGCACCGTACCGGCGGATCGGTGAGGACGGGGCGAGCCGCATCGCCGAGCTGGCCAAGCCCTTCACGCGGAGGGTGTTGAAGGGCGGGGGCATCCCACGGGAGTTGTTCGGGCGGGGGTGA